One Ctenopharyngodon idella isolate HZGC_01 chromosome 9, HZGC01, whole genome shotgun sequence DNA window includes the following coding sequences:
- the LOC127518310 gene encoding uncharacterized protein LOC127518310 produces MNGIIPKSKTKGTDICGAGKNIYIIRSDLGCYMETSDLNNGSDISIFSLHPSCQNGDHYLGDKHGYFYIIKGSEYRKFNYLTTHSDHKVDTLHPNCQGGDHYFSAFDKFYIIFQEKGTYRITTDMNTDSDAAEHNLHPDCRNGLYYWGVEFITPYPMMLARAPRCYRIYFLKPASDWGVQFCSSTDFSKDKFSGVYSVHHNVLNFLPGGLSVTKGPAFGIWENIKTITNDSNTPVTWTKKINKKVGWNKEKMTQITHHWKIDTTASIESGALAKLITNLQFSFSAEYGGSHVNTENESWNEMTEEEEQLSFELKPQERLYLWQYRMGLGQEQVLFCRDLKIDDEPNPPTEVPLPPAQS; encoded by the coding sequence ATGAACGGCATTATTCCCAAGAGCAAAACAAAAGGCACTGACATCTGTGGAGCGggcaaaaacatttatataatccGCTCTGATCTCGGCTGCTATATGGAGACAAGTGATTTAAATAATGGTTCAGACATCTCTATTTTCAGTCTGCATCCTTCCTGCCAAAATGGAGACCATTACCTTGGTGATAAACATGGCTACTTTTACATCATCAAGGGCAGTGAGTACCGCAAATTCAACTACCTGACGACACACAGCGATCACAAAGTTGACACCCTTCATCCCAACTGCCAGGGTGGAGACCACTACTTCTCAGCCTTTGACAAGTTTTACATTATCTTCCAAGAAAAGGGCACTTATCGAATAACAACAGACATGAATACAGACTCGGATGCCGCAGAACACAACCTGCATCCAGACTGCAGAAACGGTCTCTATTACTGGGGCGTGGAATTCATCACTCCATATCCCATGATGCTAGCACGCGCTCCAAGATGCTACAGAATCTACTTCCTCAAGCCAGCCTCAGATTGGGGAGTTCAGTTCTGCAGCAGTACCGACTTCAGCAAAGATAAGTTCTCTGGAGTCTATTCTGTTCATCACAATGTTCTTAACTTCCTCCCTGGTGGGCTGTCAGTAACTAAAGGCCCAGCCTTTGGCATTTGGGAGAATATTAAAACTATAACTAATGACAGCAATACACCAGTGACATGGACaaagaaaatcaataaaaagGTGGGATGGAATAAGGAGAAGATGACTCAGATCACACACCACTGGAAAATAGACACAACAGCCTCGATTGAATCTGGAGCCCTTGCAAAGTTAATTACGAATTTACAGTTCTCCTTTTCTGCAGAATATGGAGGTTCACATGTCAACACTGAAAATGAAAGCTGGAATGAAATGACTGAAGAGGAAGAACAACTCTCATTTGAGCTGAAGCCACAAGAGCGTTTATATCTGTGGCAGTACAGAATGGGTCTTGGTCAAGAACAAGTGTTGTTCTGCCGTGATTTAAAGATTGACGATGAGCCAAACCCTCCAACTGAAGTCCCGCTGCCACCCGCACAATcatga
- the pcbp2 gene encoding poly(rC)-binding protein 2 produces the protein MDSGVIEGGLNVTLTIRLLMHGKEVGSIIGKKGESVKKMREESGARINISEGNCPERIITLAGPTTAIFKAFSMIIEKLEEDISSSMSNSTATSKPPVTLRIVVPASQCGSLIGKGGCKIKEIRESTGAQVQVAGDMLPNSTERAITIAGTPLSIIECVKQICVVMLESPPKGVTIPYRPKPSGSPVIFAGGQAYAVQGQHAIPQPDLTKLHQLAMQQSPFPLAPSSQGFTAGMDASAQTGSHELTIPNDLIGCIIGRQGAKINEIRQMSGAQIKIANPVEGSTDRQVTITGSPASISLAEYLINARLSSEATGMAAN, from the exons ATGGACTCTGGTGTGATTGAAGGAGGACTCAACGTCACGCTCACCATCAGACTGCTCATGCAtggcaaagaagtgggcagcaTCATCGGGAAG aaagGTGAATCGGTGAAGAAGATGCGAGAGGAG AGCGGTGCGCGGATCAACATTTCTGAAGGGAACTGCCCCGAACGCATCATCACCCTTGCAGGCCCCACCACCGCCATCTTCAAAGCCTTCTCCATGATCATCGAGAAGCTAGAGGAG GACATCAGCAGCTCCATGTCCAACAGCACGGCCACCTCCAAGCCTCCGGTCACGCTGCGGATCGTGGTGCCGGCCAGCCAGTGCGGCTCGCTCATCGGCAAGGGCGGCTGCAAGATCAAAGAGATCAGGGAG tcGACAGGAGCTCAGGTACAGGTGGCTGGAGACATGCTGCCCAACTCCACTGAGAGAGCCATCACTATCGCTGGGACCCCGCTGTCCATCATCGAGTGTGTCAAACAGATCTGTGTGGTCATGCTGGAG TCGCCTCCCAAAGGTGTGACCATCCCTTACCGACCCAAACCCTCAGGATCGCCTGTCATTTTCGCAGGAGGACAG GCATACGCGGTGCAGGGACAACATGCCATTCCTCAGCCTGAT CTCACTAAACTCCACCAGTTGGCGATGCAGCAGAGCCCGTTCCCTCTGGCCCCCAGCAGTCAAGGGTTCACAG CTGGTATGGACGCGTCTGCGCAGACAGGCTCTCACGAACTGACCATTCCAAACGAT TTGATTGGCTGCATCATCGGCCGTCAAGGTGCCAAGATCAATGAGATTCGTCAGATGTCAGGGGCACAGATCAAGATCGCCAACCCAGTGGAGGGATCGACCGACCGGCAGGTCACCATCACCGGCTCGCCCGCCAGCATCAGCCTGGCCGAGTACCTGATCAACGCACG ACTCTCATCCGAGGCGACAGGAATGGCGGCGAACTGA